The following coding sequences are from one Candidatus Deferrimicrobium sp. window:
- the recN gene encoding DNA repair protein RecN, translating into MLIELTVRNLAIFEDVRVPFSAGLNVVTGETGAGKSILVEAIRLALGEKADPVAVRTGEPEAEVTALFDLSRRDDLRDAWEEAGLPWEEEVVLRRVLPAAGRSRAYLNGRPVAQPVLATLSPLLLTMVGQHSVPELLSRSAALSSVDDFAGAAALSSEMRKRYRRVAALRRQAAEAADRGAGARSRTETLDFEIAELSKAALAPGEEEELAADLSLLRNAAKVREALQAADEAIASSENAALVSMAFALARLREAAAVDPRIMETAERLRSTREEVQDLSRELGSIADKVTEDPERRERVEERLSVIRRLKRKYGREVPELVSHLDSLRSEREALAGALEEEARLRKELLVEEEGGVATAKKLSATRRKSGAAMGPAVEKELARVALAGARFRAEVSSREAVPAALSASGIDEAELLFSANPGQDLRPLAQTASGGELSRVMLSLRNAASRGGAGKTLVFDEIDTGIGGQVAERVGARLKSLSSSAQVICVTHLPQIAAFADHHLQVVKKTAAGTVATGVKPLSKQDRIEELARMVSGAEITEKAKAHAKTLIEKAAGE; encoded by the coding sequence ATGCTGATCGAGCTCACCGTCCGCAACCTGGCCATCTTCGAGGACGTCCGTGTCCCGTTCTCCGCGGGCCTGAACGTGGTCACGGGGGAGACGGGCGCAGGGAAATCCATCCTGGTCGAGGCGATCCGGCTGGCCCTCGGCGAGAAGGCCGATCCGGTCGCGGTGCGCACCGGAGAGCCCGAGGCGGAGGTGACCGCACTGTTCGACCTGTCCCGCCGCGACGACCTGCGCGACGCGTGGGAGGAGGCGGGGCTGCCGTGGGAGGAGGAGGTCGTGCTGCGGCGCGTCCTTCCGGCCGCCGGCCGCAGCCGGGCCTACCTCAACGGGCGGCCCGTGGCCCAGCCGGTCCTGGCGACGCTCTCCCCGCTTCTCCTCACGATGGTCGGCCAGCACAGCGTGCCGGAGCTGCTCTCCCGTTCCGCGGCGCTGTCCTCCGTCGACGACTTCGCCGGTGCGGCTGCGCTTTCCTCGGAGATGCGGAAACGGTACCGCCGCGTGGCGGCGCTGCGCCGGCAGGCCGCGGAGGCGGCGGACCGCGGGGCCGGCGCCCGGAGCCGGACGGAGACCCTGGACTTCGAGATCGCGGAGCTGTCAAAGGCGGCGCTCGCCCCCGGCGAGGAGGAGGAGCTCGCCGCGGATCTCTCGCTGCTGCGCAACGCGGCGAAGGTGCGCGAGGCGCTCCAGGCGGCGGACGAGGCGATCGCGTCGTCGGAGAACGCCGCCCTCGTCTCGATGGCGTTCGCCCTCGCGCGCCTGCGGGAGGCGGCCGCGGTCGACCCTCGGATCATGGAAACCGCCGAGCGCCTGCGTTCCACCCGCGAGGAGGTGCAGGATCTCTCCCGGGAGCTCGGATCCATCGCGGACAAAGTGACGGAGGATCCCGAACGTCGCGAGCGCGTCGAGGAGCGGCTGAGCGTGATCCGCCGTCTCAAGCGGAAGTACGGCAGGGAGGTTCCAGAGCTCGTCTCCCACCTCGATTCCCTCCGGTCGGAGCGCGAGGCTCTGGCGGGGGCGCTCGAAGAGGAGGCCCGGCTGCGAAAGGAGCTCCTCGTCGAGGAGGAGGGCGGGGTCGCGACGGCGAAGAAGCTCTCCGCGACGCGCAGGAAGTCGGGGGCGGCGATGGGGCCTGCGGTGGAAAAGGAGCTCGCGCGGGTCGCCCTCGCCGGGGCCCGTTTCCGGGCGGAGGTGTCCTCCCGCGAGGCGGTCCCCGCGGCGCTTTCGGCGTCGGGGATCGACGAGGCGGAGCTCCTCTTCTCCGCGAACCCCGGCCAGGATCTTCGACCGCTCGCGCAGACCGCCTCGGGCGGGGAGCTCTCCCGCGTGATGCTTTCCCTGCGAAACGCCGCCTCCCGGGGGGGCGCCGGAAAGACGCTCGTGTTCGACGAAATCGACACGGGGATCGGTGGCCAGGTGGCCGAGCGCGTCGGGGCGCGGCTGAAAAGCCTCTCGTCTTCCGCGCAGGTCATCTGCGTCACGCACCTGCCGCAGATCGCGGCCTTCGCAGATCACCATTTGCAGGTCGTGAAGAAGACGGCGGCCGGGACGGTCGCCACCGGCGTGAAACCGCTGTCGAAACAGGATAGGATAGAGGAATTGGCCCGGATGGTCTCCGGCGCCGAAATCACGGAGAAAGCGAAGGCGCACGCGAAGACGCTGATCGAGAAGGCGGCGGGAGAATGA